Proteins from one Mesotoga infera genomic window:
- a CDS encoding S8 family serine peptidase, translating into MRRYAFISVVSLVIIFLTGCPKVDIHYSLSGVVRPYSGEEGFAVQRKGYVPELTAKDIERGFTDDYVVIFDSGYDSTILPGVEVLGEFSSRDGSVVISTVRTSDPQALATIEGVRSVQRNMLYTLQSETNVPDDPLYTDQWGYPMVQMEEAWTIAKGSPTVVVAIIDSGTRPDHPDLQGVFLHGYDLINDDDDPTDNPNPGRQSHGTHVTGTIAAVTNNGIGVAGMTWGRYPIVMPIKVFDDGGNTTDTIIAEGIIYAVDHGAKVINMSLAGPDTEAVRLAVEYAYANEVMMIAAAGNYNTSYPYYPASYDEVISVSAVGPTMERASYSNYGDFIDFAAPGGDSKVGGQAGTIISTGYTLAGGNGYTYLSGTSMACPHVTGLVALLMGEGYIGRDLNGEEIIKKIIRQTTLDLGDPGWDEYYGYGLIQVADALSIVEEKRHFVAQALSIGGAVLAQSDVRPDGSFKIGGLKDKSIKLRVWRDVNANGVIDKGDLVGYAGYSGWEPAFENAALLFYDSSGDKELAGPVNFSPVM; encoded by the coding sequence ATGCGAAGATACGCTTTCATTTCTGTTGTTTCACTGGTGATCATTTTTCTAACTGGCTGTCCCAAAGTGGATATTCATTATTCGCTCAGCGGGGTTGTAAGGCCATATTCAGGCGAGGAAGGGTTTGCGGTTCAGAGAAAGGGATATGTACCGGAGCTAACGGCTAAAGATATCGAGAGAGGTTTCACCGACGATTACGTAGTCATCTTCGACAGTGGCTACGATTCGACGATACTCCCGGGAGTGGAGGTTCTGGGCGAATTCTCCTCGCGCGACGGTTCGGTGGTCATCTCGACCGTCAGAACGTCCGATCCGCAGGCCCTTGCCACAATCGAGGGCGTCAGGTCCGTGCAGAGAAACATGTTATACACCTTGCAATCGGAGACTAACGTGCCGGACGATCCTCTCTACACAGATCAGTGGGGTTATCCCATGGTACAGATGGAGGAGGCGTGGACCATCGCTAAAGGTTCTCCGACGGTGGTCGTGGCAATTATCGACTCCGGGACAAGGCCGGATCATCCAGACCTTCAGGGAGTGTTTCTTCACGGGTACGATTTGATAAACGACGACGACGATCCGACCGATAATCCTAACCCCGGCCGTCAATCACACGGTACGCATGTAACCGGAACGATCGCGGCCGTTACGAACAACGGCATCGGCGTGGCCGGAATGACCTGGGGAAGGTATCCTATCGTGATGCCCATAAAAGTCTTCGACGACGGTGGCAATACAACAGATACAATCATCGCCGAGGGAATAATCTACGCCGTGGATCACGGGGCAAAGGTGATCAACATGAGCCTGGCCGGACCGGACACCGAGGCCGTGAGGCTGGCGGTGGAGTACGCTTACGCCAACGAAGTGATGATGATAGCGGCGGCCGGTAACTACAACACTTCCTATCCGTACTACCCGGCCTCTTACGATGAAGTGATATCGGTCAGTGCGGTCGGACCGACCATGGAAAGGGCCAGTTATTCGAACTACGGAGACTTCATAGATTTCGCCGCCCCGGGCGGGGATTCTAAAGTCGGCGGTCAGGCCGGTACGATTATCAGTACGGGCTACACTTTGGCGGGCGGTAACGGTTACACATATCTTTCCGGAACTTCAATGGCCTGTCCGCACGTGACCGGCCTGGTCGCCCTCCTGATGGGAGAGGGCTATATAGGAAGGGATTTGAACGGCGAAGAGATAATCAAAAAGATAATCAGGCAGACCACGCTGGACCTGGGAGACCCCGGATGGGACGAGTATTACGGTTATGGATTGATTCAGGTCGCAGATGCCCTGTCGATCGTCGAGGAGAAGAGGCATTTCGTGGCGCAGGCATTGAGTATTGGGGGCGCGGTGTTAGCCCAGAGCGATGTCAGGCCTGATGGCTCTTTCAAGATCGGCGGCTTGAAAGACAAGAGCATCAAGTTGAGGGTCTGGCGAGATGTCAATGCGAACGGAGTAATAGACAAGGGCGATCTGGTTGGTTACGCTGGCTATAGCGGA
- a CDS encoding MBL fold metallo-hydrolase, with translation MTFTPLGGGREIGANSYIFSLNGKKILIDAGRHPVKEGYDSLPELDMIDDIDVIIISHSHYDHISSLPYISTIWPKAPVLMAQENKGLALRILQNSVEVMKKKNEEDGEQPVLYNHGEVNELKRRIFAMEYFQRYTIDDTIEVALYPAGHVMGAASIYLEYNGHRILYSGDFSLSQQLTIPPAQPPLKVDTLISEGTYGSKENQLIARFSEIERLSKSIKRILENKGRVLLPVFALGRGQETIYMLMGLMERGKIPTVPIYTNGMVASISNLYMNNYERISDKDRKWFMQNFLKMVTVAPKNIERLLFSSEPAVFVFSAGMLAEETLSYIFAREMLQSERDGIFFMGYQSPESDGYRVLQAHKDGKKQITLGEETINMRCENIDIFNFSGHADYQELLEFPRRLEPEKLIYVHGDEAALENLAEELQYEFQIEIPANLQTVEL, from the coding sequence ATGACATTTACACCGCTAGGTGGCGGCAGGGAGATAGGGGCAAACTCTTACATCTTCAGCCTTAACGGGAAGAAGATACTTATCGACGCGGGGAGACACCCTGTAAAAGAAGGCTACGACTCACTGCCCGAACTCGACATGATAGACGATATAGATGTGATAATAATCTCTCATTCTCACTACGATCATATTTCTTCATTGCCGTACATCTCTACCATATGGCCCAAAGCTCCCGTCCTTATGGCCCAAGAGAACAAGGGACTGGCTCTGAGGATTCTTCAGAACTCCGTAGAAGTGATGAAAAAGAAAAACGAGGAAGATGGTGAGCAGCCTGTTCTCTACAACCATGGGGAGGTCAACGAACTCAAACGGCGTATCTTCGCCATGGAGTATTTCCAGAGATACACTATTGACGATACCATAGAAGTCGCACTCTACCCGGCCGGTCACGTAATGGGAGCCGCTTCTATTTACCTCGAATACAACGGACACAGGATACTGTACTCGGGAGACTTTTCTCTCTCACAGCAACTGACTATACCACCGGCCCAACCGCCGCTTAAGGTCGATACTCTCATATCGGAAGGTACTTATGGTTCGAAGGAAAACCAGCTAATCGCGCGTTTCAGCGAAATTGAGAGACTGAGCAAATCAATTAAGAGGATACTCGAAAACAAAGGTCGGGTTCTTCTTCCCGTCTTCGCGCTGGGCAGAGGCCAGGAAACGATCTACATGCTCATGGGGCTCATGGAAAGGGGAAAGATCCCGACCGTTCCGATCTACACCAACGGAATGGTGGCCTCAATCAGCAACCTTTACATGAACAACTACGAAAGAATCAGCGATAAAGACAGGAAATGGTTCATGCAAAACTTCCTGAAAATGGTCACTGTGGCGCCCAAGAACATAGAAAGACTCCTCTTTTCGAGCGAACCGGCGGTCTTCGTCTTCTCGGCCGGGATGCTCGCGGAAGAGACCCTTTCGTACATATTCGCCAGAGAAATGCTCCAGAGCGAGCGCGACGGTATCTTCTTCATGGGCTACCAGAGTCCTGAATCCGATGGATACAGAGTGCTTCAAGCTCACAAGGATGGCAAGAAACAGATAACCCTTGGAGAGGAAACTATAAACATGAGGTGCGAAAACATAGATATATTCAACTTCTCCGGTCATGCCGATTATCAGGAACTTCTGGAATTTCCAAGAAGACTAGAACCTGAGAAATTAATCTACGTACACGGTGATGAGGCCGCACTCGAAAATCTCGCAGAAGAACTCCAGTACGAATTCCAGATAGAGATACCGGCAAACCTTCAAACTGTGGAGCTCTAG
- a CDS encoding sodium/glutamate symporter family protein has translation MDQDWTVVLDLAYLSILLGVASVLKRILTPLNKILIPNAVIAGFLGILFGPEVLKLIPFSYDRLGNLVYHLMAVGFIAIALKKTRRSTAKSSVNTGFLISISYALQGFVGFIIGIALVGLFFKDLFPPFGLLLALGFAQGPGQAYSLGSQWEALGFTGGGAVGLSVATLGFLWSAFGGIVMLNTMVYRKKQIGIQIERPTVRKRIEATMRDFEFSDIDGFTIQILAVGIVYLATYLFLKWFTSLIGGLGTFGETFAQVLWGFHFVIGVLFAMAFRAIYERSRKSEKYEIEYMNDFLLQRIGGGVFDFMVAASIAGISFSVIQHYIWPIIILTTIGGFFIAGYSIWFGKRIYEKAPLEHIVTFFGMHTGTLSTGMALLREVDPTFETGTAEDMVFGSGLALFLGIPMLVLLNIPILGYREGKPIYYLYFLLGLAAYILALYFFWFRKARIRKREKVN, from the coding sequence ATGGATCAGGATTGGACCGTTGTATTGGATTTGGCTTACCTTTCTATCTTACTGGGAGTTGCCTCCGTTCTCAAAAGAATTCTCACGCCTCTTAACAAGATTTTAATTCCAAATGCAGTTATCGCGGGCTTTCTGGGAATTCTCTTCGGGCCGGAGGTTCTGAAATTGATACCTTTTTCTTACGACCGTCTTGGAAACCTCGTTTATCACCTGATGGCTGTCGGTTTCATTGCCATCGCACTGAAAAAAACCAGGCGTTCGACGGCAAAGTCGTCCGTCAACACCGGCTTTTTGATAAGCATATCGTATGCCCTTCAGGGTTTCGTTGGATTCATAATCGGTATAGCACTGGTGGGGCTTTTCTTCAAAGATCTCTTCCCACCTTTCGGTCTGCTGCTGGCTCTCGGTTTTGCTCAGGGTCCCGGACAGGCTTATTCTCTCGGCAGTCAGTGGGAGGCTCTCGGTTTCACCGGCGGTGGTGCGGTTGGGTTGAGCGTGGCCACTCTCGGTTTTCTCTGGTCGGCCTTCGGTGGTATCGTGATGCTCAACACGATGGTTTACAGAAAGAAACAGATAGGCATCCAGATCGAAAGACCAACCGTGAGGAAAAGGATCGAGGCGACGATGAGGGACTTCGAGTTCTCCGATATCGACGGCTTTACGATCCAGATTCTGGCGGTTGGCATCGTCTATCTGGCCACGTACCTTTTCTTGAAGTGGTTCACCAGCCTGATAGGAGGGTTGGGTACTTTCGGAGAGACTTTCGCCCAGGTTTTGTGGGGTTTCCATTTTGTCATAGGGGTTCTATTTGCGATGGCCTTCAGGGCGATATACGAAAGATCCCGAAAGTCCGAAAAGTACGAAATCGAGTATATGAACGATTTTCTGCTTCAGAGAATCGGCGGTGGTGTATTCGATTTCATGGTTGCGGCTTCGATTGCTGGAATCTCTTTCTCGGTAATTCAACACTATATCTGGCCGATAATAATTCTCACCACCATCGGGGGGTTCTTCATCGCCGGCTATTCTATATGGTTCGGCAAGAGAATATACGAAAAAGCCCCTCTGGAACACATAGTGACCTTTTTTGGAATGCATACCGGAACCCTATCGACCGGTATGGCTCTTTTGAGAGAGGTCGATCCCACGTTCGAAACGGGTACGGCAGAGGATATGGTCTTCGGGAGTGGACTGGCGCTTTTTCTCGGGATCCCGATGCTAGTACTTTTGAACATTCCGATACTCGGTTACAGAGAAGGCAAACCAATATACTATCTGTACTTCCTGCTGGGTCTGGCTGCGTATATATTGGCGCTGTACTTCTTCTGGTTCAGAAAAGCTAGAATAAGAAAACGGGAAAAAGTTAATTGA
- a CDS encoding CehA/McbA family metallohydrolase — MRRLVIVVLFALLAYAVVANDLKPFYGNPHSHTSYSDGTGTPEEAYEFGSKVPGLDFLAVTDHGYYFVQTLTDGRDKLAATIEAAQKATTGSFLAFAGFEWTATGTGHINVYGTQDWTDRVQSDLWQLYDWIIERKAVGQFNHPITMFGDNFKQFQYVPQADLYVNLIEVGNGNWWQNETISQEMFQAYQLALMKGWHLGATLGQDNHKPNWGGANDSRAVVYATGLTEEEILKAFSERRVYASEDKNILLSFSTDGGFMGDILHDLDEINLKVSIEDETGDDLEFVEIYSRRGLLAHFDVNDSLFEIELRLNIETGYEYFFVYAKARDGEEVVSSPIWVQRNNPVHLYNPAVFPSNVKPGEEVTLSFQISNTSSQEASTTLELRNLHGVIIEESYSLAAYESREVTLPHTVGSGDGRIDFYLDSMPYSSVSLKLREATSLNVLFDRSHVNYAVDRREKLSTMLQKFGHKYSTVERLLKTGELDNINVLIIPLPGSGGSFERLKMLMPAQATIIADFVKKGGTLIITGTGETIDQDIIDTYNKLLADLGLPVAFGGLQSGEIVSVEGISFDGISTLEGEAGEYPAGEGTVIIYPGDPLTDDVIEMNEKLVWRLF; from the coding sequence ATGAGAAGGTTAGTAATTGTAGTTTTATTCGCACTTCTTGCGTACGCGGTCGTCGCGAACGATTTAAAGCCGTTTTACGGCAATCCGCATTCGCATACATCTTATTCCGACGGCACGGGTACGCCCGAAGAGGCCTACGAATTCGGCTCAAAAGTTCCCGGACTCGACTTTCTGGCAGTTACCGATCACGGTTATTACTTCGTTCAGACTCTTACCGACGGAAGGGACAAGCTAGCCGCCACGATTGAAGCGGCGCAGAAAGCTACTACGGGTTCTTTTCTAGCCTTCGCCGGTTTCGAATGGACGGCGACTGGAACGGGCCATATAAACGTTTACGGAACGCAAGACTGGACAGACAGGGTCCAATCGGACCTGTGGCAGCTGTACGACTGGATTATCGAAAGGAAGGCCGTTGGACAGTTCAATCACCCGATCACGATGTTTGGAGATAATTTCAAGCAGTTCCAGTACGTTCCTCAGGCCGATCTTTATGTGAACCTTATAGAGGTTGGAAACGGTAACTGGTGGCAAAACGAGACGATCTCGCAAGAGATGTTCCAGGCTTACCAGCTGGCCTTAATGAAAGGATGGCATCTCGGTGCCACCCTCGGACAGGATAACCATAAGCCCAACTGGGGTGGAGCGAACGATTCAAGAGCCGTTGTTTACGCTACCGGTCTTACCGAAGAGGAGATACTCAAAGCCTTCAGTGAGCGTAGAGTGTACGCAAGCGAGGACAAAAACATTCTTCTCTCCTTCTCGACAGACGGCGGCTTTATGGGCGATATCCTTCACGATCTGGATGAGATCAACCTCAAAGTCTCGATAGAAGATGAAACTGGGGACGATCTGGAATTCGTCGAGATCTACTCGCGAAGGGGTCTTCTCGCTCATTTCGACGTGAACGATTCGCTCTTCGAGATAGAACTCCGGCTGAATATAGAGACCGGTTATGAATACTTCTTTGTGTACGCGAAGGCCAGGGACGGTGAAGAAGTGGTTTCCTCGCCCATCTGGGTTCAGAGAAACAATCCCGTTCACCTTTACAATCCGGCCGTTTTTCCCTCGAACGTCAAGCCGGGAGAGGAGGTGACGCTCTCCTTCCAGATCTCGAACACCTCTTCGCAGGAGGCCTCGACTACTCTAGAACTCCGCAACCTCCATGGCGTGATCATCGAGGAGAGCTATTCTCTGGCGGCCTACGAGTCTAGGGAGGTCACTCTCCCGCACACGGTCGGAAGCGGCGACGGAAGGATAGATTTCTACCTTGATAGCATGCCTTATTCGAGCGTATCTCTCAAATTGAGAGAGGCGACATCGCTCAACGTTCTTTTTGACAGGAGCCACGTGAATTACGCTGTGGACAGGCGGGAAAAGCTGTCGACGATGCTCCAAAAATTCGGCCACAAATACTCGACCGTCGAGAGGCTACTCAAGACAGGAGAACTCGACAATATAAATGTTTTGATAATTCCGCTTCCGGGATCGGGTGGATCCTTCGAAAGACTCAAAATGCTCATGCCCGCTCAGGCTACTATCATCGCCGATTTCGTAAAGAAGGGCGGCACGTTAATAATAACCGGTACGGGTGAGACAATTGACCAGGATATCATAGACACTTACAACAAGCTTCTGGCAGATCTGGGCCTTCCCGTAGCCTTTGGAGGTCTTCAGTCCGGCGAGATCGTGTCGGTAGAAGGAATATCCTTTGATGGAATCTCCACGCTTGAAGGAGAAGCCGGAGAGTATCCAGCGGGCGAGGGAACGGTAATAATATACCCGGGAGATCCTTTGACGGACGATGTGATAGAGATGAACGAAAAGCTTGTATGGAGACTGTTCTAG